The proteins below come from a single Chrysoperla carnea chromosome 1, inChrCarn1.1, whole genome shotgun sequence genomic window:
- the LOC123292735 gene encoding sodium-coupled neutral amino acid transporter 9-like: MNKFKRSVSFETDSESQPLLSSDSSNASFGAHHQIMFPGSETSDFDQSQSYLDTQNRLHNSPFSKLHLKSLSPNVKKSENKVQTSEDYKKKSIYTIPSFTSNKNFVSSSKVFSISTEDTIEKPKPVSTQSSIVTIFSIWNTTMGSSLLTMAWAIQKAGFIPGIIIIILLGALCAYTAYCCIQVSRDHGGALNAVEIPVLCNMLLGKWAQRLSEVFSIVVLLGASIVYLILMTNFLYNTVQFIIDSIQDTSGDGNYTVASGNVICPGNDKFELVNATIRAAQPSRVIWDKHSTVPIFLAILLFPCLNVSNITFFTKFNCLGTLSVIYLICFVITKGAIWGIHWNSEPFLSGTFPALTGTLSLSFFIHNIIISILKNNRNQKKNGRDLSIAFGLITITYLIIGGVFYITFPLGKSCIKDNIFDNFLMSDAMTLTARVLLMFQISVTFPLIVYMLRINVFGLFVKKTKVESELGETMETSSSHHTEIKFPKKWILLFNIIIVVICILFACFYPKIGTLIRYTGALSGLVYIFTLPSLLKIASLKKQEKLTKLKLMFFVCIPIFGACNLFAQFFISAN; encoded by the exons atgaataaattcaaGCGAAGTGTTTCTTTCGAAACTGATAGTGAATCTCAACCGTTATTGAGTTCAGATTCATCAAATGCTAGTTTTGg AGCACATCATCAAATTATGTTTCCGGGTTCAGAAACAAGTGATTTTGATCAATCACAATCGTATTTAGATACACAAAATCGACTACACAATTCACCGTTTTCAAAATTACACCT gaaatcATTATCACCAAATGTaaagaaaagtgaaaataaagtacaaacaTCCGAGgattataaaaagaaatcaatttaTACAATTCCAAGTTTTACATCGAACAAAAATTTCGTATCG agttCAAAGGTGTTCTCAATATCCACCGAAGATACTATCGAAAAACCAAAACCAGTTTCGACACAAAGTTCAATTGTTACAAT ATTCTCAATATGGAATACAACAATGGGCAGTTCGCTGTTAACAATGGCTTGGGCTATACAAAAAGCGGGATTTATTCctggcattattattattattttacttggcGCATTGTGTGCATATACTGCATATTGTTGTATACAAGTTAGTCGAGATCATG GTGGTGCACTGAATGCAGTCGAAATACCAGTATTATGTAATATGTTATTGGGTAAATGGGCGCAACGTTTATCCGAAGTATTTAGTATAGTTGTATTATTGGGTGCAAGTATTGTATACTTGATattaatgacaaattttttatataacactgttcaatttattattgattcaaTACAAGACACGTCAGGGGATGGTAATTATACAGTTGCATCGGGCAATGTTATATGCCCTGGTAACGATAAATTTGAACTGGTTAATGCAACTATAAGAGCTGCACAACCTTCACGTGTTATATGGGATAAACATTCAACGGTGCCAATATTTCTTGCAATATTACTGTTCCCATGTTTAAATGTCTCAAATATTACGTTCTTCACGAAATTCAACTGTTTAG gtaCATTGagtgtaatatatttaatatgcttCGTCATAACAAAGGGTGCAATATGGGGAATCCATTGGAATTCAGAACCATTTCTTAGTGGAACATTTCCAGCACTAACTGGGACTCTATCACTAAGTTTTTTCATacacaatattataatttcgattttaaagaataatcgaaatcaaaagaaaaat ggTCGAGATCTTAGTATTGCTTTTGGTTTGATAACAATTACCTATTTAATAATTGGTGgtgtattttatataacttttccATTAGGTAAAAGTTGCATTAAGGat aatatatttgataatttccTGATGAGTGATGCAATGACACTAACTGCAAGAGTTTTATTAATGTTCCAAATTTCTGTAACATTTCCGTTGATAGTATACATGTTACGAATAAATGTTTTTggtctttttgttaaaaaaactaaagtaGAATCTGAACTGGGTGAAACGATGGAAACTTCGAGCAGTCATcatacagaaataaaatttccaaaaaaatggattcttttatttaatattataattgttgttatatgtatattatttgctTGTTTCTATCCAAAAATTGGCACATTAATCAG GTATACTGGTGCATTAAGTGGATTGGTGTACATATTTACATTACCATCTTTATTGAAAATAGCATCactaaaaaaacaagaaaaattaactaaactgaaattaatgttttttgtttgtattccaATATTTGGAGCGTGTAATTTATTCGCACAGTTTTTCATTTcagcaaattaa
- the LOC123304989 gene encoding SH3 domain-binding glutamic acid-rich protein homolog, which translates to MVITVYISGISGNKEVKKRQQRVQMILESKNVEYEAIDIAEPDRQAERDRVKHCGPNLPALPPQIFNGDEYCGDYDQFDLANETDELEKFLKLPIPNNVTNTNIVNDTERISPVKENSEVPTENGEGDKKENSPPPKEEEPEPEPAKVEEDKPKEDETPAEENNVITESKVAEQDEATEETPADDEE; encoded by the exons atggtTATTACTGTGTATATTAGTGGTATCAGTGGCAATAAAGAG GTTAAAAAACGACAACAAAGAGTACAAATGATTTTAGAATCGAAAAATGTAGAATATGAAGCGATAGACATAGCTGAACCTGATCGACAAGCAGAACGAGATCGTGTAAAACATTGTGGACCCAATCTACCTGCCTTACCACCACAAATATTCAATGGTGACGAATATTGTGGAGATTATGATCAATTCGATTTAGCAAACGAAACAGAtgaattggaaaaatttctaaaacttccTATTCCAAATAATgtaacaaatacaaatatagTTAACGACACGGAAAGAATATCACCGGTCAAAGAAAATTCTGAGGTACCGACTGAAAATGGTGAAGGTGATAAAAAAGAGAATTCACCACCACCTAAAGAAGAAGAACCTGAACCAGAACCTGCTAAAGTTGAAGAAGATAAACCTAAAGAAGATGAAACACCAGCGGaggaaaataatgtaataacgGAAAGTAAAGTTGCCGAACAAGATGAAGCAACCGAAGAAACTCCTGCTGATGATGAAGAATAA